The following DNA comes from Dermacentor andersoni chromosome 2, qqDerAnde1_hic_scaffold, whole genome shotgun sequence.
CTGCATTCTTCATTGCTTCTCGATTCGTCCAACGTACGCTTCATTCAGTCATCTGTACATTTATACAAAGCACCCAGTGCTCACGTGGAGACACCAGGGAAAAATATTTACACGCACACCTAGCACAGACACACACATCCACACATCCACATCACCTGGTGCTGCACAAGTCACAACGGTAGTCGTCTCACGCCTTATAAATAATGTTCGTGGGCCACGCCGGCGGAGTGTGGCGCTCGAACCAGAGTTCGTAGGAAGGGGTGAAACGTCACTAACAGGGGTCGTTCGCCACTTCGTCCGACACCACATCTAGCGACCTGCAAGATATATCACTAGACGCCGAGTCCGGTCTGGGAGGCGGCGGCACCCTCGTGGTTGTCACTGCTGCCGACGTCATTTGGGATGTCATCTGTGCTGTCAAGAGAGACTGCTCGGCTGTGAGGCCTGGGAACTGGAATGCCGGCAGAAGAGCCGGCGGCTTGAGGGGCAGCGACGGTAGGGAAAACGGCATCCCGGCGCCTGGCGGCACAGGCACGACGCCGGCGAGGGGGTAGTGACCGGGCGGCACCTTCGCCCCGCACAGAAAGCCGTTTAGGTCTTGCCGGCCAGCGGCCGCGGCTGCCACGAGGCTGGAATATGTCGAGTGCCAGGACGCCTGGGTCGCGTAAGGCAGAGAGCATGGGAATGGTGGGAGGGACCTCAAGTGGGGCGGCGCGTGCGGCGACGTCGTGTACGGGGGACTCGGAGGCAGCACGCCGCTGAAGTTCTTGCCGTCTGGTGCGATGATGTTCTCGATGGAGAACGATTGCTTGGCGTAGTTGGGCAGCACGGTTCCGTGCCTCAGGGCGTCGGCGTGGTGTCCCTGCAGGTGACTCGGTGCCGCAGCCAGGGCGGTGAGGCGCATCTTGGCCTGTTCCTGGATGGCGTTCTGCGACACGGTCTCGTAGTGCTTCAGCTCGGCTAGCGCCACAGCCGTGGCGTCCTTGATCTGGCGTGGCAGCTTGAAGCGCTTGCGTCGCCGCAGGAACGAACCATTCTCGAACATGTCGCCGCAGGCTGGGTGCAGCGCCCAGTAACTGCCCTTGCCcggccggtcgggcctgcgcgggATCTTGATGAAGCAGTCGTTGAAAGAGAGGTTGTGCCTGAGCGAGTTTTGCCACCGCTGCGTGTTCTTGCGGTAGTAGGGGAAGCGGTCCATGATGAACTTGTAGATGTCACTAAGCGTGAGCATCTTCTCCTGAGAGCTCTGGATGGCCATGAAGGTGAGCGAGATGTACGAGTAGGGCGGCTTCTGGTCTCCGTACGTCGACCGGCCGGGCCTCGGCATGGTTGCCGAAGCGCCAGCGCTGCTGCCGCGTTGCTTGGGAGTCACAGCCGTGGTGGATGGAGTCGTGTCGGAGATCTTCTCGCGGAGTCGGGCGTCACaacgcgttgcccagcgcacgcCGACCGGTCCTCCCCGTTGCGTGCACCTCGCGTCGACTGAGCGAGCCGTTTTCCCGAACCGGCCACGCCGCTCCGGCGAAGTGTAGGCGAGCGTAGGTGAGCCGGCGGGGCGGAGCTTTCGCCAGTTCCCGCCCGGACAGGACTCGTCGACCGCCCCGCCGTGACGTCACGCAACGGCGCCTTTAATGTTGGAGGAGGAGTTTGTTGATTTAACGTCCGACCAATCAGAGAATTTGGAAGAAACAAAACGGGCGTGGTCATCGCGGAAGGCGTGTTGAGCCTTGTCAACGACCGGAGCACGCCGGAGTGCGGAGCCGGGGCTTGTCCGAGCGGATTGGCGGCTGTTTCCTGAGGTGTGCGCTTTGGCTTAGGCCGTTTTCTTGCTCTTCTCTGATCTCGCCGCGCGCTCATCTCGGCCGGTCAGTAAACCGGCGTCGCATTCCGAAAGCCGcgctaacacgagagtggcggCGGTTTCTCGAAACAGTAAGGGGCCGCCGAGTGATTGCGCGCAGCACGACAGCAGCTGTGCGCGGGTCCAGCGCGTAATGAATAATAAAAATTCGAAAGCGTCCTCTTGCAGGTGGGTTCTTGCTCTCTCActtcatttttcatttctttttcagcaGCCATATATCAACTTCATAACTCAGACAATTGAGTCAGGCGTGAAATAGAGCTTTCAATTAGGCGAGAATATTGGGCCCAAGATAAATGAATGGCAGTTTTTCATGAAGAATGACGGAAAACTACCTTGGCACGTTACTGCCTATTTTGGTCGAAAAAGCCTGCGTTATCTTtgccacggaaaaaaaaaaaaggtaattacGAGACAAGTGATTACTTGGATCGACACACCGCTGTGTGTTACTCACGCTTTCAATAAGCTTTCTGTGAAATCTGTAACATGCTTTGTTTCGATGAGTGTCAGGGCTGCGGCGTTATCTTCTTTCAACTTTCCCGAGTACAAACACTATTATGCACTGCTGAGATACTGATATTCACAGAGCCGCAGTCGGCAGTAATGTATCCAGATATAACAAATATTGAGTGTGGAGTCAAACAAAGCGATGTAATCAGTATTGTTTAGTAGAGACTCTGGGTAATAGCGTTGGCTACAGAGAAAGAATAGCAAATATTTTTCGCTCCTTATTGTCTTTTGTGACATACCCTTGGCGATATTTGAACGGCTTTCCTCTGAGCGCTAATGTATATACAGAACCTGAAGGAAGAATTTTTCCCCCTATGGTATCAGTATAGTGCACATCCATTTTGAAAACACTCTCAGCACGAAGGACCTATTTTGACCGCGGTATATCCAACCAGATGTAGTTGTTgtaattgttgttgtttttcatttTTAATAAAAACGACGGGATCGACATTTGGGCTATAGTTTAGCTAAGGATCGTGCATATTTAACCATATAGCGACGCGCGCACGAGCCGAGGTTTTCGTTCTGTGCATGGTTTTGTGA
Coding sequences within:
- the LOC126542320 gene encoding forkhead box protein B1-like → MPRPGRSTYGDQKPPYSYISLTFMAIQSSQEKMLTLSDIYKFIMDRFPYYRKNTQRWQNSLRHNLSFNDCFIKIPRRPDRPGKGSYWALHPACGDMFENGSFLRRRKRFKLPRQIKDATAVALAELKHYETVSQNAIQEQAKMRLTALAAAPSHLQGHHADALRHGTVLPNYAKQSFSIENIIAPDGKNFSGVLPPSPPYTTSPHAPPHLRSLPPFPCSLPYATQASWHSTYSSLVAAAAAGRQDLNGFLCGAKVPPGHYPLAGVVPVPPGAGMPFSLPSLPLKPPALLPAFQFPGLTAEQSLLTAQMTSQMTSAAVTTTRVPPPPRPDSASSDISCRSLDVVSDEVANDPC